GGACACGCTGCACATGCTGACCCTGGCGCGCATCGCGCAGGGCTTTGGCGGCGCAGCGTTGATGAGCGTGAATACGGCGTTGATTCGTCTGATCTACCCGCAGCGGCATCTGGGCCGGGGCATGGGGATTAACTCCTTTATCGTTGCCGTGTCGTCTGCGGCGGGCCCGACCATCGCCGCAGCGATCCTCTCCGTAGCTTCCTGGCAGTGGCTGTTTCTAATCAACGTTCCGCTGGGGATCGTGGCGTTGCTGTTCGCCCTGCGCTTTTTACCCGCCAACGGGCCGAAAAGCAGCATGCCCAAATTCGACCTCCCGAGCGCGGTGATGAACGCCCTCACCTTTGGCCTGCTGATCACCGCCCTGAGCGGGTTTGCCCAGGGCCAGTCGCTTATGTTGATAGCGGGCGAGGTCGTGGCGCTGCTGGTGGTCGGCTTCTTCTTCGTGCGTCGTCAGCTGGCGCTGCCGGTGCCGTTACTGCCGGTGGACCTGTTGCGTATTCCGCTCTTCTCGCTCTCTATCTGTACCTCCATCTGCTCATTCTGCGCGCAGATGCTGGCCCTGGTTTCCCTGCCCTTCTTCCTGCAAAGCGTCATTGGCCGCTCAGAAGTGGAAACGGGTCTGCTGTTAACGCCCTGGCCGCTGGCAACAATGGTGATGGCGCCGCTGGCGGGTTATCTGATTGAGCGGGTACATGCCGGATTACTGGGTGCGCTGGGGTTGGTGGTGATGGCAACAGGACTTTTCGCGCTTGCCCTCCTGCCTGCAGCTCCTCACGATCTGGATATCATCTGGCGCATGGTGCTGTGTGGGGCAGGCTTTGGCCTCTTCCAGTCGCCGAATAACCACACCATTATCACCGCCGCTCCCCGCCATCGCAGCGGTGGTGCAAGCGGGATGCTGGGCACCGCCCGCCTGCTGGGACAGAGTACCGGCGCGGCGCTGGTAGCGTTGATGTTCAACCTGGCCGGGCAAAGCGGCACGCACATGGCGCTGTTGACCGCCGGCACGCTGGCCACCGTCGCGGCCATCATCAGCGGACTCAGGGTCACCCAGCCTCGTTCGCAGGCATAAAAAAAGCGCGTCGAAAGACGCGCTTTTTTATTATCCAGCCGAAGCTGTTACTTCAGGTATTCACCGTTACGCAGCGCTTCAATACGCTTATCCAGCGGCGGGTGAGACATGAACAGCTCGCTCAGCGATTTCGATTTACCGTTGATGCAGAAGGCCATCATGGTGGAGGCTTCCTGCGGCTCGTAGCTGGTTTTCAGACGCTGCAGCGCAGCAATCATCTTCTCACGGCCAACCAGTTTGGCGGAACCTGCATCAGCGTGGAACTCACGGTGACGGGAGAACCACATGGTGATGATGCTCGCCAGGATACCAAATACCAGTTCCAGTACCATTGAAACCGCAAAGTAGATCAGCGGGTTACCGTTGCTCGACTCGCCTTCCTCACGATCGCCACCCATAAAGCCTGCGGCAATCTGGGCGATAATACGCGAGATGAAGATAACGAAGGTGT
This DNA window, taken from Leclercia adecarboxylata, encodes the following:
- a CDS encoding MFS transporter; amino-acid sequence: MTTTPTDGLPIPQRYGAIATIIIGISMAVLDGAIANVALPTIASDLNASPASSIWIVNAYQIAIVISLLSFSFLGDMFGYRRVYQCGLVVFTLTSLFCALSDTLHMLTLARIAQGFGGAALMSVNTALIRLIYPQRHLGRGMGINSFIVAVSSAAGPTIAAAILSVASWQWLFLINVPLGIVALLFALRFLPANGPKSSMPKFDLPSAVMNALTFGLLITALSGFAQGQSLMLIAGEVVALLVVGFFFVRRQLALPVPLLPVDLLRIPLFSLSICTSICSFCAQMLALVSLPFFLQSVIGRSEVETGLLLTPWPLATMVMAPLAGYLIERVHAGLLGALGLVVMATGLFALALLPAAPHDLDIIWRMVLCGAGFGLFQSPNNHTIITAAPRHRSGGASGMLGTARLLGQSTGAALVALMFNLAGQSGTHMALLTAGTLATVAAIISGLRVTQPRSQA